A region from the Aegilops tauschii subsp. strangulata cultivar AL8/78 chromosome 5, Aet v6.0, whole genome shotgun sequence genome encodes:
- the LOC109759145 gene encoding uncharacterized protein, with translation MDIVLRPVAAKVPSNPSWYALPLGPQLVLQAGENTVAAETLQGRGPIGHRLKKSLHDSIVIVGDFYSQYKLKACNLWWVHGDPRCTDRRYQRSRGKCKCVCVKNYCFNSRSALRSFKHYVAYSNVCGDFVVGWKTSSIRRQHELPKKEDFVDDVRYPHVVYVEKPKARDVDFSDEMIYQAKTTSEMEEVMLKSLNRIPWERVDVSFKRSRQWIFAHSTIQVKTYFLNSDGADVIFHMIDHFLY, from the exons ATGGACATCGTCCTCCGGCCAGTCGCTGCCAAAGTGCCAAGCAACCCGTCGTGGTACGCCTTGCCGCTGGGACCGCAGCTCGTCCTCCAGGCAGGCGAGAACACGGTCGCTGCCGAGACACTGCAGGGTCGGGGCCCCATCGGCCACCGG CTAAAGAAAAGTTTACATGATTCTATAGTTATTGTTGGAGATTTTTACTCACAGTACAAGCTAAAGGCGTGCAATCT TTGGTGGGTTCATGGAGACCCAAGGTGCACTGACAGAAGATATCAGAGGAGCAGAGGAAAATGCAAGTGTGTATGTGTGAAAAATTATTGCTTTAACTCAAG ATCAGCTCTTCGTTCTTTCAAGCACTATGTTGCTTACTCAAATGTTTGTGGCGATT TCGTTGTTGGCTGGAAGACATCTTCAATACGCCGTCAACACGAGCTTCCCAAG AAAGAAGATTTTGTGGATGATGTAAGATATCCACATGTTGTATATGTGGAAAAACCAAAGGCTCGGGATGTTGATTTTTCGGATGAAATGATTTATCAGGCAAAAACTACAAGTGAAATGGAAG AAGTAATGCTCAAAAGCCTGAATAGAATTCCTTGGGAAAGGGTAGATGTTAGCTTCAAGAGAAGTAGACAATGGATTTTTGCCCATAGCACCATTCAG GTGAAGACGTATTTCTTGAACTCTGATGGGGCTGATGTGATCTTCCACATGATCGACCATTTTCTTTACTAG
- the LOC109759135 gene encoding probable methyltransferase PMT2, with amino-acid sequence MARSLTENKTRTALFVLVVFGLCSFFYLLGVWQRSGFGRGDSIAAVVNEQTKCLKLPNLNFETHHSASDLPNDTFSSQVKTFEPCDAEYTDYTPCEEQKRAMTFPRDHMIYRERHCPPENEKLYCLIPAPKGYVAPFPWPKSRDYVSYANVPHKSLTVEKAIQNWVHYEGNVFRFPGGGTQFPQGADKYIDQLASVIPITGGEVRTALDTGCGVASLGAYLLKKDVLTMSFAPKDNHEAQVQFALERGVPAYIGLLGSMKLSFPSRVFDMAHCSRCLIPWSGSNGMYMMEVDRVLRPGGYWVLSGPPIGWKIHYKGWQRTKDDLRSEQRKIEQFAELLCWKKISEKDGIAIWRKRLNDKSCPRKQDNSKVAKCELTSESDVWYKKMEACITPLPEVKSVSEVAGGELEPFPQRLNAVPPRIARGFVPGFSVQTYQEDNKLWQKHVNAYKKTNDLLDTGRYRNIMDMNAGLGSFAAVLESPKLWVMNVVPFIADTSTLGVIYERGLIGMYHDWCEGFSTYPRTYDLIHANGVFSLYQNKCKFEDILLEMDRILRPEGAVIIRDTVDALVKVEKIANAMRWETRLADHEGGPRVPEKMLFAVKQYWTADSKSRR; translated from the exons ATGGCTCGGAGTTTAACCGAGAACAAGACCAGAACCGCTCTATTTGTACTTGTGGTGTTTGGGCTCTGTTCCTTCTTCTACCTCCTTGGTGTATGGCAAAGAAGTGGCTTTGGGAGAGGGGACAGCATAGCGGCTGTAGTGAATGAGCAGACCAAATGTCTGAAACTGCCAAATCTGAATTTTGAGACCCACCATAGTGCATCGGATCTTCCGAACGACACTTTCAGTTCTCAAGTTAAAACTTTTGAGCCATGTGATGCGGAGTACACCGATTACACTCCTTGCGAGGAGCAAAAGCGTGCAATGACCTTCCCTAGGGATCACATGATATATCGGGAGAGGCATTGCCCACCTGAAAACGAGAAGCTGTACTGTCTGATTCCAGCACCAAAGGGTTATGTTGCTCCTTTTCCGTGGCCGAAAAGCCGCGATTATGTTTCTTATGCCAATGTGCCACACAAGAGTCTTACGGTTGAAAAGGCCATCCAAAACTGGGTGCACTACGAGGGCAACGTTTTCAGGTTTCCTGGTGGCGGAACACAGTTTCCTCAGGGTGCGGACAAGTATATAGACCAGCTTGCTTCTGTTATCCCAATTACCGGGGGAGAAGTGAGAACTGCACTCGACACTGGTTGTGGG GTTGCCAGTTTGGGTGCTTACCTGTTGAAGAAAGATGTTTTGACTATGTCATTCGCTCCAAAAGATAATCATGAGGCACAAGTACAGTTTGCACTGGAGAGAGGCGTACCTGCATATATTGGTCTCCTTGGATCAATGAAGCTCTCATTTCCATCCCGAGTCTTTGACATGGCACATTGCTCGAGATGTTTAATTCCATGGAGCGGAAGTA ACGGTATGTACATGATGGAAGTTGATAGGGTACTTAGGCCGGGTGGGTATTGGGTACTATCAGGCCCACCCATTGGTTGGAAAATTCACTACAAGGGATGGCAACGGACCAAAGATGATCTCCGGAGTGAGCAGAGAAAAATAGAACAATTCGCAGAACTTCTTTGCTGGAAGAAGATATCTGAGAAGGATGGTATTGCTATATGGAGAAAGAGATTAAATGACAAATCTTGCCCGAGGAAGCAAGATAATTCAAAAGTTGCCAAGTGTGAGTTGACAAGCGAGAGTGATGTATG GTATAAGAAAATGGAAGCCTGTATAACTCCGCTTCCTGAGGTTAAAAGCGTGTCAGAGGTTGCTGGTGGTGAACTAGAGCCATTTCCCCAGAGGCTCAATGCAGTACCACCTCGGATAGCCCGTGGTTTTGTACCTGGGTTCTCAGTTCAAACATATCAGGAGGACAATAAACTCTGGCAGAAACATGTTAATGCTTACAAGAAAACCAATGACTTGCTTGATACTGGAAGGTACCGCAACATAATGGACATGAATGCAGGTCTTGGTAGCTTTGCCGCTGTACTGGAGTCTCCAAAGCTGTGGGTCATGAATGTCGTTCCGTTCATTGCAGATACTTCTACTTTAGGTGTAATCTATGAGCGAGGATTAATAGGAATGTATCACGACTG GTGTGAAGGGTTTTCTACTTACCCAAGGACATATGACCTCATACATGCTAACGGTGTCTTCAGTTTGTACCAGAACAA GTGTAAATTTGAAGATATACTACTGGAAATGGACCGGATCTTACGGCCAGAGGGCGCAGTTATAATCCGTGACACGGTTGACGCTCTTGTAAAGGTGGAGAAAATAGCCAATGCCATGAGGTGGGAGACAAGACTGGCCGACCATGAGGGCGGCCCTCGTGTTCCTGAGAAGATGCTCTTTGCAGTTAAGCAATACTGGACTGCCGACAGCAAGAGCCGCCGCTAA
- the LOC141023075 gene encoding uncharacterized protein, translated as MRSSVLEYLEIFGKPSDKPKPDKWRPSVEADYKINADGSFVPGQHHAGWGVAVRTADGTLACARAGRQEHINDAFAVKVIAMSHAIHTAADLGIVRVELETDSQLVAGALDMHKVDSSTYAAVIEDMKYQLKLWFSKFTIHVCRRNVNSVAHELANVVRMCEPNHFMEWESDVPAHVGECVLGGLPKHS; from the coding sequence ATGAGAAGCAGCGTGTTGGAGTACTTGGAGATCTTTGGCAAGCCTTCTGATAAACCGAAGCCAGACAAGTGGCGGCCCTCGGTGGAAGCTGATTACAAAATCAATGCGGACGGGTCCTTTGTACCTGGCCAACATCATGCCGGATGGGGTGTTGCTGTGAGAACGGCCGATGGCACTCTCGCATGCGCCCGTGCTGGTAGACAGGAGCACATCAATGATGCATTCGCTGTGAAGGTTATAGCCATGTCACATGCTATTCACACTGCTGCAGACCTCGGGATTGTCCGTGTCGAGCTTGAGACCGACTCGCAGCTGGTGGCGGGGGCGCTGGACATGCACAAGGTGGACTCCTCGACGTATGCGGCGGTCATCGAGGACATGAAATACCAGTTGAAGCTCTGGTTTTCCAAGTTTACTATTCATGTTTGTAGACGTAATGTAAATTCAGTAGCTCACGAACTTGCCAATGTTGTCCGCATGTGTGAACCAAACCACTTCATGGAGTGGGAGTCTGATGTACCCGCCCACGTGGGCGAATGTGTTTTGGGCGGTCTGCCTAAGCACAGTTAA